In Crassostrea angulata isolate pt1a10 chromosome 4, ASM2561291v2, whole genome shotgun sequence, one genomic interval encodes:
- the LOC128180090 gene encoding 3'-5' exoribonuclease 1-like, whose product MSTVEDSDGANTASGEKDAESSKVHKVHKMRAKQDHGGEIDPVYKKLSAINGEINRMSSKELRDKLAELKLDVRGSKDILQKRLKMHYKQRKLMKAKVKPPGNSTYDYLIIIDFEATCQENNLNYNHEIIEFPAVLVDCHTREIVDEFHEFCKPIINPRLTEFCCGLTGITQDVVDKADEFPAVLERMESWMSSHYLGVDHTFAVVTDGPWDMSRFLQMQCNFSKIHFPHWGKKWINIRKAYSSYYSCKRMNLEEMLINLGLKFQGTQHCGLHDSRNIARIAIQLLNDGCDLVKNEFLHVAPPSPGTKSLGHLSNISSGDTSDHQNRTKEEIVKKLEDMKLESKNFVEENQDLLEYHRLQST is encoded by the exons ATGTCAACAGTTGAAGATTCTGATGGAGCTAACACTGCCTCTGGTGAAAAG GATGCTGAATCTTCTAAGGTGCATAAAGTTCACAAGATGAGAGCCAAGCAAGACCACGGAGGTGAGATTGACCCCGTGTACAAGAAACTATCAGCCATCAATGGAGAGATCAATCGGATGTCCTCCAAGGAACTAAGGGACAAGCTTGCTGAACTAAAGCTTGATGTCAG AGGTTCCAAGGACATTTTGCAGAAACGGCTGAAGATGCATTATAAGCAAAGAAAGCTCATGAAAGCAAAAGTAAAACCACCAGGAAACTCAACATACGATTATTTGATTATCATTGACTTTGAAGCAACATGCCAGGAGAATAATTTGAATTACAATCACGAGATCATCGAGTTTCCAGCCGTCTTGGTTGACTGTCACACAAGAGAAATA GTAGACGAGTTTCATGAGTTCTGCAAACCTATCATCAACCCGAGGCTGACAGAGTTCTGTTGCGGTTTGACTGGAATAACTCAG GATGTGGTAGATAAAGCAGATGAATTTCCAGCAGTGCTGGAAAGAATGGAGTCTTGGATGTCCAGTCATTATCTGGGGGTGGATCATACATTTGCAGTGGTCACAGATGG ACCATGGGATATGAGCCGTTTCCTTCAAATGCAGTGCAATTTTAGTAAAATTCATTTTCCTCACTGGGGAAAGAAATGGATCAACATTCGTAAAGCATATTCAAGTTACTATTCATGTAAGCGTATGAACTTGGAGGAGATGCTTATAAATCTAGGACTGAAATTCCAAGGAACGCAACATTGTGGACTTCATGATTCACGAAACATAGCAAGAATTGCCATACAGCTCTTAAATGATGGTTGTGATTTAGTCAAAAACGAATTTCTCCATGTAGCCCCTCCATCTCCTGGTACAAAGTCACTGGGACACTTGTCAAACATTTCGTCGGGGGACACATCAGACCATCAGAACAGAACAAAGGAGGAAATAGTAAAGAAACTGGAGGATATGAAATTAGAGTCCAAGAACTTTGTGGAGGAGAATCAAGATTTGTTGGAATATCACAGATTGCAGTCAACCTGA